Proteins from a genomic interval of Benincasa hispida cultivar B227 chromosome 7, ASM972705v1, whole genome shotgun sequence:
- the LOC120081053 gene encoding uncharacterized protein LOC120081053, producing the protein MEFAYNNSYQPTTGTLPFEALYGKSCKSSVCQSEVGERKLLGPELVQTTNEALQKIRARMQQSQSRQKSYADVRRKDLEFKTGVKVFLKVAPMKGIVRKYVTDPSHVVNYKPLRLNDNLSYEEKPIEILAKEVKTLHRRKIAFVKVLWQNHQSREATWEREDKMKAQYPELFQG; encoded by the exons ATGGAATTCGcatataataatagctatcagCCTACCACTGGCACATTgccatttgaggccctatatggaaAAAGTTGCAAGTCTTCAGTATGCCAGAGTGAGGTTGGTGAGAGGAAGTTGTTAGGACCTGAATTGGTGCAGACCACGAATGAGGCATTACAGAAGATCAGGGCTCGTATGCAACAATCTCAGAGCAGACAGAAAAGCTATGCCGATGTAAGACGTAAGGACTTGGAATTTAAGACTGGtgtgaaagtgttcttaaaggtggcacccatgaaaggtATTGTGAG gaagtatgtgacagaTCCGTCCCACGTAGTCAACTACAAGCCCTTGCGATTGAATGAtaacttgagctacgaggagaagccCATAGAGATCCTTGCCAAAGAAGTTAAGACATTGCACCGTCGAAAAATTGCTTTTGTGAAAGTTCTATGGCAGAACCACCAGTCCAGGGAAGCCACCTGGGAGCGAGAGGATAAGATGAAGGCCCAGTACCCGGAGCTTTTTCAAggatga
- the LOC120080932 gene encoding UDP-glucuronic acid decarboxylase 6-like, whose amino-acid sequence MAKESSNGDVYTSRKAPPPPSPLRTAKFFQANMRILVTGGAGFIGSHLVDRLMENEKNEVIVADNYFTGSKDNLRKWIGHPRFELIRHDVTEPLLVEVDQIYHLACPASPIFYKYNPVKTTKTNVIGTLNVLGLAKRVGARILLTSTSEVYGDPLVHPQDESYWGNVNPIGVRSCYDEGKRVAETLMFDYHRQHGIEIRIARIFNTYGPRMNIDDGRVVSNFIAQAIRSEPLTVQAPGTQTRSFCYVSDMVEGLIRLMEGENTGPINIGNPGEFTMLELAETVKELINPNVKIVMVENTPDDPRQRKPDITKAKELLGWEPKIKLRDGLPLMEEDFRARLQVPR is encoded by the exons ATGGCTAAGGAATCTTCAAATGGAGATGTTTATACCTCTAGAAAAGCCCCACCACCCCCTTCCCCTCTAAGAACTGCTAAGTTTTTTCAG GCTAATATGAGAATTTTGGTTACCGGAGGAGCGGGATTTATTGGCTCTCATCTAGTCGACAGATTGATGGAAAACGAAAAGAATGAG gTTATCGTTGCAGATAACTATTTTACTGGCTCAAAGGACAACCTTAGAAAATGGATCGGTCATCCTAGATTTGAGCTCATACGACACG ATGTCACTGAACCGTTGCTGGTTGAGGTGGATCAGATATACCATCTGGCATGCCCCGCCTCCCCGATCTTCTACAAATACAATCCTGTTAAG ACAACAAAGACAAATGTGATTGGCACATTGAATGTGTTGGGACTTGCTAAGAGAGTTGGAGCAAG GATTTTGCTTACGTCGACTTCGGAGGTATATGGCGACCCCCTTGTTCATCCCCAAGATGAAAGCTATTGGGGAAATGTCAACCCAATTG GTGTAAGAAGTTGCTATGACGAAGGAAAGCGTGTGGCTGAAACGTTGATGTTTGATTACCACAGGCAGCATGGGATTG AGATAAGAATTGCTAGGATTTTCAACACCTATGGACCGAGAATGAATATTGACGACGGTCGTGTTGTTAGCAATTTCATTGCTCAGGCAATCCG TAGCGAACCATTGACCGTTCAGGCACCTGGAACACAAACACGAAGTTTCTGTTATGTTTCCGACATG GTTGAGGGACTAATCAGACTTATGGAAGGAGAGAACACCGGCCCAATCAACATCGGGAATCCAG GTGAATTCACCATGCTCGAGCTCGCCGAAACTGTCAAGGAG CTCATCAATCCGAATGTCAAGATTGTCATGGTTGAGAACACCCCGGACGATCCGAGACAGAGGAAGCCAGACATTACAAAAGCAAAGGAGCTTCTTGGATGGGAACCAAAGATCAAGCTGAGAGATGGACTGCCTCTGATGGAGGAGGATTTCAGGGCAAGGCTTCAAGTGCCAAGATAG